Proteins encoded in a region of the Triticum dicoccoides isolate Atlit2015 ecotype Zavitan chromosome 3A, WEW_v2.0, whole genome shotgun sequence genome:
- the LOC119267059 gene encoding disease resistance protein RPS2-like, producing MASYCCFRKSRTRLPSFTVPRYRLITLQDMLCLILRPEGEVVAIEGIGGLGKTWAAKEAFETARNSNRFDTYIWVSLSTSCSLRRCTEKIATCLLIDIGAELLSSRIRVMIKEHLTRRKFLLVLDNAYFVEENILGKLGIPCPREQSLGSKVIVTTRTGRTVSVMDPAILISPKPLTDQASYDLLREKIGKDIDLELVDNCFGMPLSIILLAGALCDMPAQESSKLISEAYVALGPKISVFTTMVRLVKFCYRRLPSDTARRWFLYCLLFPDDEAIPV from the coding sequence ATGGCGTCCTACTGCTGTTTTAGGAAATCAAGGACTCGTTTGCCAAGCTTTACTGTACCACGGTATCGGTTGATAACGCTCCAAGACATGCTTTGCCTGATTCTTCGTCCAGAAGGTGAAGTGGTTGCCATCGAGGGCATTGGCGGCTTGGGAAAGACATGGGCGGCAAAAGAGGCATTTGAAACCGCAAGGAACTCTAATCGCTTTGATACCTATATCTGGGTTTCATTGTCTACAAGTTGTAGTCTGAGACGGTGCACTGAGAAGATTGCCACATGTCTTTTAATTGACATTGGTGCAGAACTGTTATCGTCGAGAATTAGGGTGATGATCAAGGAGCATCTCACGAGACGAAAGTTCTTGTTGGTTCTCGACAATGCTTATTTTGTCGAGGAAAACATCTTAGGGAAATTGGGGATTCCATGTCCTCGAGAGCAGAGTTTAGGTTCAAAGGTCATTGTGACCACAAGAACCGGGAGGACAGTTTCAGTCATGGATCCAGCTATACTTATATCGCCAAAACCACTCACAGATCAGGCCTCATATGACCTACTGCGCGAGAAGATCGGCAAGGATATTGATCTGGAGTTAGTTGACAACTGTTTTGGCATGCCATTGTCGATTATCTTACTGGCTGGGGCACTGTGTGATATGCCTGCACAAGAGTCGAGCAAGTTAATAAGTGAAGCTTATGTGGCTCTAGGACCCAAGATATCAGTGTTCACCACAATGGTTCGCCTTGTAAAGTTTTGTTACCGTCGGCTTCCTAGTGATACTGCCAGGCGCTGGTTCCTATACTGCCTACTCTTCCCTGACGATGAAGCAATTCCTGTCTAA